The following are encoded together in the Nocardioides thalensis genome:
- a CDS encoding DsbA family oxidoreductase, with the protein MTADVALARETGNNRADLWFDPLCPFAWITSRWLLEVEKVRDIEVDWHVMSLAYLNQDRDIPDDYRAMLAPAWGPVRVLIAAAEKHGDKVLRPMYDAFGQRIHIEGRKLHEQQDRGRALIAEVLEEVGLEPELVDAMDDGSYDEAVARSHHEGMDQVGDDVGTPTIAVNGTAFFGPVLTRIPRGEEAGRLWDGCVSVASFPYFFELKRTRTGDLDFS; encoded by the coding sequence ATGACTGCTGACGTCGCACTCGCTCGGGAGACCGGCAACAACAGGGCCGACCTGTGGTTCGACCCCCTCTGTCCGTTCGCGTGGATCACCTCGCGCTGGCTGCTCGAGGTCGAGAAGGTCCGCGACATCGAGGTCGACTGGCACGTGATGAGCCTGGCCTACCTCAACCAGGACCGGGACATCCCTGACGACTACCGCGCGATGCTCGCGCCCGCCTGGGGCCCGGTCCGCGTCCTGATCGCCGCCGCCGAGAAGCACGGCGACAAGGTGCTGCGACCGATGTACGACGCGTTCGGGCAGCGCATCCACATCGAGGGCCGCAAGCTGCACGAGCAGCAGGACCGCGGCCGGGCGCTGATCGCGGAGGTGCTCGAGGAGGTCGGTCTCGAGCCGGAGCTGGTCGACGCGATGGACGACGGGTCGTACGACGAGGCCGTCGCCCGCTCCCACCATGAGGGGATGGACCAGGTCGGCGACGACGTCGGCACGCCGACGATCGCCGTCAACGGCACCGCGTTCTTCGGGCCGGTCCTGACCAGGATCCCGCGCGGCGAGGAGGCCGGCCGGCTGTGGGACGGCTGCGTCTCCGTCGCGTCGTTCCCGTACTTCTTCGAGCTGAAGCGCACGCGGACCGGAGACCTCGACTTCAGCTGA
- a CDS encoding globin codes for MTEEQSFYDEIGGFETFRTIVATFYKGVADDEVLRPLYPEEDLGPAEERFLLFLVQYWGGPTTYSDQRGHPRLRMRHAPFEVNLEARDRWLTHFRAGLDAVDLTPEQDARFWEYVEHAANFMVNTPG; via the coding sequence GTGACCGAGGAGCAGTCCTTCTACGACGAGATCGGCGGGTTCGAGACCTTCCGCACGATCGTGGCGACCTTCTACAAGGGCGTGGCCGACGACGAGGTGCTCCGTCCGCTGTATCCCGAGGAGGACCTGGGCCCCGCGGAGGAGCGCTTCCTCCTGTTCCTCGTGCAGTACTGGGGCGGCCCCACGACGTACTCCGACCAGCGCGGTCACCCGCGGCTGCGGATGCGGCACGCCCCGTTCGAGGTCAACCTCGAGGCGCGCGACCGGTGGCTCACCCACTTCCGCGCCGGCCTCGACGCCGTCGACCTCACCCCGGAGCAGGACGCCCGGTTCTGGGAGTACGTCGAGCACGCCGCCAACTTCATGGTCAACACCCCGGGGTGA
- a CDS encoding N-acetylmuramoyl-L-alanine amidase produces the protein MSISDSLLPPALSRRRLARLIAGAVAVPAVAAAVPPAPAGATPPGSGGRVRLRRDAGSVVSAAELPLAEHAGVTRSAGTVRTAVIETTGFSMLGVTWASGTGHVRVRVRRAAGGWSDWESVARMHDGPDTGSAEGRRARGGTEPMWVGRAEALQVEVTGWAQQPVLMLIDPGRRAEDAVAVPEAERDDTVARTATGDRDRTPKPRLLTRRAWGANPKLRDGTQVVNRDLEQVHLHHTVNSNSYARSDVPGLIRGMYRYHTKGLGWSDLGYNFLVDRFGRIWIGRKDSGRKLVKGAHTLGFNHRSMGVAVIGNFEVKRPNDKIVRAIVQLAAWRVDAYDLRPRDTIKRKSQGSDNYAPGETVWLPVIDGHRDTNDTACPGKHLYAELPRIRRWVHTRIRRFNEG, from the coding sequence ATGAGTATCTCGGACTCATTGCTCCCGCCTGCGCTGTCCCGCCGACGACTCGCGCGCCTGATCGCCGGCGCCGTCGCCGTGCCCGCTGTCGCCGCCGCGGTCCCGCCCGCGCCGGCGGGCGCCACACCGCCGGGGTCCGGCGGCCGGGTCAGGCTCCGGCGTGACGCCGGCTCCGTCGTCAGCGCCGCCGAGCTGCCGCTCGCCGAGCACGCCGGGGTGACCCGCTCCGCGGGCACCGTCCGCACCGCCGTCATCGAGACCACCGGCTTCTCGATGCTCGGCGTCACCTGGGCGTCGGGCACGGGCCACGTCCGGGTGCGGGTACGCCGCGCCGCGGGCGGGTGGAGCGACTGGGAGTCCGTCGCGCGGATGCACGACGGCCCGGACACCGGGTCCGCAGAGGGCCGGCGGGCACGCGGCGGCACCGAGCCGATGTGGGTCGGGCGGGCGGAGGCCCTCCAGGTCGAGGTGACCGGCTGGGCCCAGCAGCCCGTGCTGATGCTGATCGACCCGGGCCGCCGCGCGGAGGACGCGGTCGCCGTACCCGAGGCGGAGCGTGACGACACCGTCGCGCGGACCGCCACGGGCGACCGCGACCGCACGCCGAAGCCGCGTCTGCTGACGCGCAGGGCCTGGGGCGCGAACCCGAAGCTGCGCGACGGCACCCAGGTGGTCAACCGCGACCTCGAGCAGGTCCACCTCCACCACACGGTCAACAGCAACAGCTATGCGCGCAGCGACGTGCCGGGCCTGATCCGTGGCATGTACCGCTACCACACCAAGGGCCTGGGCTGGTCCGACCTCGGCTACAACTTCCTCGTCGACCGGTTCGGCCGCATCTGGATCGGCCGCAAGGACAGCGGCCGCAAGCTCGTCAAGGGCGCCCACACGCTCGGGTTCAACCATCGCTCGATGGGCGTCGCGGTGATCGGCAACTTCGAGGTCAAGCGGCCCAACGACAAGATCGTCCGCGCGATCGTGCAGCTGGCGGCGTGGCGCGTCGACGCCTACGACCTGCGCCCGCGCGACACGATCAAGCGCAAGTCCCAGGGCAGTGACAACTACGCCCCGGGAGAGACCGTGTGGCTCCCGGTGATCGACGGGCACCGCGACACCAACGACACGGCGTGCCCCGGCAAGCACCTCTACGCCGAGCTGCCGCGCATCCGGCGCTGGGTGCACACGCGGATCCGGCGGTTCAACGAGGGCTGA
- a CDS encoding mechanosensitive ion channel family protein, whose amino-acid sequence MPINALTPVLTAAAAAEEAPSPCADGERTCQLVWDWTGNERLANWSDVLIGKPLAILGLVVFGLLLRWLLHKIIGRIARRAETGVLGERVESAVTARRKQRAATMAGVLGSIVTVIIVAVIGTMILSELGVNIAPIIASAGIIGLALGFGAQSLVRDFLAGIFIFIEDQYGVGDVVDVGEANGTVEAVTLRMTRLRDLDGTVWYVPNGEIVRVGNKSQNWSRAVVDVGVGYGEDLIRVQQVLREIAHDLWEDEDYRHVIIEEPEVTGVEMLSPDSVTLRVLIKTAPLEQWAVARAMRQRIKTRFDHEGIEIPFAQRVVWHRDERKPDQSPTSTTDAG is encoded by the coding sequence ATGCCGATCAACGCCCTCACCCCCGTCCTGACGGCGGCCGCGGCCGCGGAGGAGGCACCGAGCCCCTGCGCCGACGGCGAACGCACCTGCCAGCTGGTCTGGGACTGGACCGGCAACGAACGCCTGGCGAACTGGTCCGACGTCCTCATCGGGAAGCCGCTGGCGATCCTCGGGCTCGTCGTGTTCGGGCTGCTGCTGCGGTGGCTGCTCCACAAGATCATCGGGCGGATCGCCCGCCGGGCCGAGACCGGCGTGCTGGGCGAGCGCGTCGAGTCCGCCGTGACCGCGCGACGCAAGCAGCGCGCGGCGACGATGGCCGGCGTCCTCGGCAGCATCGTCACCGTGATCATCGTCGCGGTGATCGGCACCATGATCCTCAGCGAGCTCGGCGTCAACATCGCGCCGATCATCGCCAGCGCGGGCATCATCGGCCTGGCGCTCGGCTTCGGGGCCCAGTCGCTGGTCCGCGACTTCCTGGCCGGCATCTTCATCTTCATCGAGGACCAGTACGGCGTCGGCGACGTGGTCGACGTCGGCGAGGCCAACGGCACGGTGGAGGCCGTCACGCTGCGGATGACCCGGCTGCGCGACCTCGACGGCACCGTCTGGTACGTCCCCAACGGCGAGATCGTGCGGGTCGGCAACAAGAGCCAGAACTGGTCGCGGGCGGTGGTCGACGTCGGTGTCGGCTACGGCGAGGACCTGATCCGTGTCCAGCAGGTGCTGCGCGAGATCGCGCACGACCTGTGGGAGGACGAGGACTACCGCCACGTGATCATCGAGGAGCCGGAGGTGACCGGCGTCGAGATGCTGAGCCCCGACTCGGTGACGCTGCGCGTGCTCATCAAGACCGCACCGCTCGAGCAGTGGGCCGTCGCCCGGGCGATGCGCCAGCGCATCAAGACCCGCTTCGACCACGAGGGCATCGAGATCCCGTTCGCGCAGCGGGTCGTGTGGCACCGCGACGAGCGGAAGCCCGACCAGTCGCCGACGTCCACCACCGACGCGGGATGA
- a CDS encoding TIGR03086 family metal-binding protein: MDALVPVLVNALDQAGDVLDHVHADNVDAPTPCTDWNVGALAAHLVATPGNFLTMMRGEQPDWSAPPPELSEGWGGEFRTHADDLAHHWHELDGDPPVPAGMQVAELAVHTWDLATALGRPIGELDPEVARVAVDFLRASLKPEMRGEVFDAERPAPPGAGPYEELAAFAGREL, from the coding sequence ATGGACGCCCTGGTGCCGGTCCTCGTGAATGCTCTCGACCAGGCGGGTGACGTGCTCGACCACGTCCACGCCGACAACGTCGACGCCCCGACGCCCTGCACCGACTGGAACGTCGGGGCGCTGGCGGCCCACCTGGTGGCGACGCCCGGCAACTTCCTGACGATGATGCGCGGCGAGCAGCCCGACTGGTCCGCGCCCCCGCCCGAGCTGAGCGAGGGATGGGGCGGCGAGTTCCGGACGCACGCCGACGACCTGGCGCACCACTGGCACGAGCTCGACGGTGACCCGCCGGTCCCGGCCGGGATGCAGGTCGCGGAGCTCGCCGTGCACACGTGGGACCTGGCCACCGCGCTCGGCCGCCCCATCGGTGAGCTCGACCCGGAGGTGGCCCGGGTCGCGGTCGACTTCCTCCGGGCCAGCCTCAAGCCCGAGATGCGCGGCGAGGTGTTCGACGCCGAACGTCCGGCGCCGCCGGGCGCGGGTCCCTACGAGGAGCTGGCGGCCTTCGCGGGCCGGGAGCTGTGA
- a CDS encoding CHAP domain-containing protein: MPRGSRLLGYGCALLSSALMATLLVVTGIAHQPPDRGETLRSRPAAMGSSYLCTGYAGCRDAGYSDAGYGSRSGRMYWRMYSGHNCTNYAAYRMIKAGMSEERPWSGSGMAYNWGHAMADITDRRPAVGAIAWWDRYEGGIGSSGHVAYVEKVVSADEIVISEDSWSGDFHWRRITRDSGRWPSGFIHFVDKAMTNEVAPTIFGTPQVGAQLRASTGNWKPSAETFQYQWLADGVEIAGATQQTFTPTAAQRGTNIRVSVTARKPDFDPTTALSAPTARVTAGEFAVEQPTTIEGQPMVDETLRAVPATWSPAPQTTVYRWLVDGEILEGADGPTLTLTKAMVGKSIQATTAARREGYKNAPVRSAPAGPVVVGAIELDQEYAVSGSPQVGEQLILTPGSYRPTDAAPAYQWLRDGVPIAGATGTTYEVTGADLGARLRAQVTLTRRNYATRTVRLGPEGIVTTRAAATVDAVGRRGRAVVRVRVTAPGLEAVDGRVTITVAKETRTVQLVAGRARVVLDDLAPGRRTVWVRYDGTPTVEAARATTSVRVLR; encoded by the coding sequence ATGCCCCGGGGGAGTCGACTGCTCGGTTACGGATGCGCGCTGCTGTCCAGCGCCCTGATGGCGACCCTGCTCGTGGTCACCGGGATCGCGCACCAGCCACCCGACCGCGGTGAGACCCTCCGTTCGCGGCCCGCCGCGATGGGCTCGTCCTACCTCTGCACCGGCTACGCCGGGTGTCGCGACGCCGGCTACTCCGACGCGGGCTACGGCTCGCGCAGCGGCCGCATGTACTGGCGGATGTACTCCGGGCACAACTGCACCAACTACGCGGCGTACCGGATGATCAAGGCGGGGATGTCCGAGGAGCGCCCGTGGAGCGGGAGCGGCATGGCCTACAACTGGGGCCACGCCATGGCGGACATCACCGACCGTCGCCCGGCGGTCGGGGCGATCGCCTGGTGGGACCGCTACGAGGGCGGCATCGGCTCCAGCGGCCACGTGGCCTACGTCGAGAAGGTCGTGTCCGCTGACGAGATCGTCATCTCCGAGGACAGCTGGAGCGGTGACTTCCACTGGCGCCGCATTACCCGCGACAGCGGCAGGTGGCCGAGCGGGTTCATCCACTTCGTCGACAAGGCGATGACCAACGAGGTCGCCCCGACCATCTTCGGCACGCCCCAGGTGGGCGCCCAGCTGCGCGCGTCGACCGGCAACTGGAAGCCGTCCGCGGAGACGTTCCAGTACCAGTGGCTCGCCGACGGCGTCGAGATCGCCGGAGCCACCCAGCAGACGTTCACGCCGACGGCCGCCCAGCGCGGTACCAACATCCGGGTGTCTGTCACCGCCCGCAAGCCGGACTTCGACCCCACGACGGCGCTGTCGGCGCCGACGGCCCGGGTGACCGCAGGTGAGTTCGCCGTCGAGCAGCCGACGACGATCGAGGGGCAGCCGATGGTCGACGAGACGCTGCGCGCCGTACCGGCCACCTGGTCGCCGGCCCCGCAGACGACCGTCTACCGGTGGCTCGTCGACGGCGAGATCCTCGAAGGCGCCGACGGGCCGACCCTGACGCTCACGAAGGCCATGGTCGGCAAGTCGATCCAGGCGACCACCGCCGCGCGCCGCGAGGGCTACAAGAACGCGCCCGTCCGCTCCGCCCCGGCGGGACCGGTCGTCGTCGGCGCCATCGAGCTCGACCAGGAGTACGCCGTCAGCGGGTCTCCGCAGGTGGGCGAGCAGCTGATCCTCACCCCCGGTTCCTACCGGCCGACGGACGCGGCTCCCGCCTACCAGTGGCTGCGCGACGGCGTGCCGATCGCCGGGGCGACGGGCACGACGTACGAGGTCACCGGCGCCGACCTCGGCGCCCGGCTGCGGGCGCAGGTGACGCTGACCCGACGCAACTACGCGACCCGCACGGTTCGCCTGGGGCCCGAGGGCATCGTGACGACGCGGGCCGCCGCCACGGTCGACGCGGTCGGTCGACGTGGCCGCGCGGTCGTGCGGGTGCGCGTCACGGCTCCCGGGCTGGAGGCCGTGGACGGCCGCGTGACGATCACGGTCGCCAAGGAGACCCGCACCGTCCAGCTGGTCGCCGGGCGCGCGCGGGTCGTCCTGGACGACCTGGCGCCCGGCCGCCGTACCGTCTGGGTTCGCTACGACGGGACGCCGACGGTCGAGGCTGCCCGGGCGACGACGAGCGTCCGCGTCCTCAGGTAG
- a CDS encoding sigma-70 family RNA polymerase sigma factor → MTSDDDLVAAAKRGDSEAWRELYRAHAGRLLLWLETRAAAAGGDSAEDLAAATWLVAAEKVADFEGSSSDFAGWLFGIARNHASNARRRAGRRNGVVLHVDETVPGHESALVGEAWVRHALATLPERERDVITCLEVLDLDVAGTAQALGISAVAVRVARHRGLKKLRALPPPESS, encoded by the coding sequence GTGACATCCGACGACGACCTCGTCGCCGCGGCGAAACGCGGTGACTCCGAAGCCTGGCGCGAGCTCTACCGAGCACACGCCGGGCGTTTGTTGTTGTGGTTGGAGACCCGGGCGGCGGCTGCCGGCGGCGACTCCGCCGAGGACCTCGCTGCCGCGACCTGGCTGGTCGCCGCCGAGAAGGTGGCCGACTTCGAGGGATCCTCCTCCGACTTCGCCGGCTGGCTCTTCGGCATCGCCCGCAACCACGCCTCCAACGCCCGTCGTCGCGCAGGGCGACGCAACGGGGTGGTGCTCCACGTCGACGAGACGGTGCCCGGGCATGAGTCGGCGCTCGTCGGCGAGGCGTGGGTACGGCACGCGCTGGCGACCCTCCCCGAGCGGGAGCGTGACGTGATCACCTGCCTGGAGGTCCTCGACCTCGACGTCGCGGGCACGGCCCAGGCGCTCGGCATCAGCGCCGTCGCCGTCCGCGTCGCCCGCCACCGCGGACTGAAGAAGCTGCGGGCGCTCCCCCCGCCGGAGAGCTCCTAG
- a CDS encoding DUF5130 family protein produces the protein MSSPRPTPRARRPAAPAAAGSGSPGGAGVSMELTTKDRAALDATIRSAEQLCRAEISVYVGKVDGDDARAFATSLHNTLVAPARSILIMVDPERHVVEVVTGGYVRRNLTDDETALAVEEMTRSFADGDLAGGLTRGIRLLADHARA, from the coding sequence GTGAGCTCGCCGCGCCCGACGCCGAGGGCTCGCAGGCCGGCGGCGCCGGCGGCCGCTGGTAGCGGATCGCCCGGGGGAGCGGGGGTGAGCATGGAGCTGACCACGAAGGATCGGGCCGCGCTCGACGCGACCATCCGCTCGGCCGAGCAGCTGTGCCGCGCCGAGATCTCGGTCTACGTCGGCAAGGTCGACGGCGACGACGCCCGGGCCTTCGCGACGAGCCTCCACAACACGCTGGTCGCGCCCGCGCGCAGCATCCTGATCATGGTCGACCCCGAGCGGCACGTCGTCGAGGTCGTCACCGGCGGCTACGTCCGGCGCAACCTCACCGACGACGAGACTGCCCTCGCGGTCGAGGAGATGACCCGCTCCTTCGCCGACGGCGACCTCGCGGGCGGCCTGACGCGGGGGATCCGCCTGCTGGCGGACCACGCCCGCGCCTGA
- the pepN gene encoding aminopeptidase N, producing the protein MPGTNLTRDEATARAALIDVTSYTVDLDLTLAEQDGVETFGSTTTIAFTCREPAAETFADLVDATVHEVTLNGVALDPAEVYADSRLTLTGLQADNTLVVRADCTYSHTGEGLHHFVDPADGRVYLYSQFEVPDARRVFTTFEQPDLKAPFTFNVTAPAHWKVVSNSPTPEPVPGDSGFATWHFAPTKPMSTYITAIVAGDYYEVQDVYEGAHGVIPIGHFSRQSLKDQLDAEREELVSLTRQSFEFFEREFGFPYPFGKYDQLYVPEYNMAGMENAGTVTIRDEYLPRSRQPRSFYEFRCSVITHEMAHMWFGDLVTMKWWDDLWLNESFAEWACYWAQVEATPYKEAWTGFTNARKQTGYRADALPSTHPIATDMVDLHAVEVNFDMITYAKGASVLKQLVAWVGLQPFLAGLRQYFQDHAYANTEFTDLLSALEKSSGRELSGWAQEWLQTAGTNTLAPAFEVGADGAYTSFAVTQSAPADHPTLRRHRLGIGLYNTNAEGRLVRDDYVEVDVEGERTEIAELVGKTQPDLLLLNDGDLTFAKIRLDPASLATAVAGLSTMDDSLARALIWGAAWDMTRDAEMRATDFVELVLGNIGAETDSWGVSRIPVYAAQAVTVYSAPAGRAALAGQWERGLRKLLENAEPGTDHQLTFARSYAAAAHSDDAAADLEALLDGTLSFEGLSVDSELRWALVNNLARLGRADDARIDAELERDNTITGKEHAAAARAAMPTAAAKDRAWQQAMLDPSTPNETARSVVNSFMRAGQEEVLAPYVDRYLADTAGAIDRLGFHRASVALEFIFPRVLATEETLAKVDDWLENHSAGVDPGALRYVREGRADIARSLAAQAKDAE; encoded by the coding sequence ATGCCCGGAACCAACCTGACCCGCGACGAGGCCACCGCCCGCGCCGCGCTCATCGACGTCACCTCCTACACCGTCGACCTCGACCTCACCCTGGCCGAGCAGGACGGTGTCGAGACGTTCGGCTCGACCACCACGATCGCGTTCACCTGCCGCGAGCCGGCGGCCGAGACCTTCGCCGACCTGGTCGACGCCACCGTCCACGAGGTGACCCTGAACGGGGTCGCCCTCGACCCGGCCGAGGTGTACGCCGACAGCCGCCTCACCCTGACGGGGCTCCAGGCCGACAACACCCTCGTCGTGCGGGCCGACTGCACCTACTCCCACACCGGCGAGGGCCTCCACCACTTCGTCGACCCCGCCGACGGGAGGGTCTACCTCTACTCCCAGTTCGAGGTCCCCGACGCCCGCCGGGTCTTCACGACATTCGAGCAGCCCGACCTCAAGGCGCCGTTCACGTTCAACGTCACCGCGCCCGCCCACTGGAAGGTCGTGTCCAACTCGCCGACGCCGGAGCCGGTGCCGGGCGACAGCGGGTTCGCCACCTGGCACTTCGCGCCCACCAAGCCGATGTCGACGTACATCACGGCGATCGTCGCCGGCGACTACTACGAGGTGCAGGACGTCTACGAGGGCGCGCACGGCGTCATCCCGATCGGCCACTTCTCCCGGCAGTCGCTGAAGGACCAGCTCGACGCCGAGCGCGAGGAGCTGGTCAGCCTCACCCGGCAGAGCTTCGAGTTCTTCGAGCGGGAGTTCGGCTTCCCCTACCCGTTCGGGAAGTACGACCAGCTCTACGTGCCGGAGTACAACATGGCCGGGATGGAGAACGCCGGCACGGTCACCATCCGTGACGAGTACCTCCCGCGGTCGCGCCAGCCGCGCTCGTTCTACGAGTTCCGTTGCTCGGTGATCACCCACGAGATGGCCCACATGTGGTTCGGCGACCTGGTGACCATGAAGTGGTGGGACGACCTCTGGCTCAACGAGTCGTTCGCCGAGTGGGCCTGCTACTGGGCGCAGGTCGAGGCCACGCCGTACAAGGAGGCGTGGACCGGCTTCACCAACGCCCGCAAGCAGACCGGCTACCGGGCCGACGCGCTGCCGAGCACCCACCCGATCGCCACCGACATGGTCGACCTGCACGCGGTCGAGGTGAACTTCGACATGATCACCTACGCCAAGGGCGCGTCGGTGCTCAAGCAGCTGGTCGCCTGGGTTGGGCTCCAGCCGTTCCTCGCCGGTCTCCGGCAGTACTTCCAGGACCACGCCTACGCCAACACCGAGTTCACCGACCTGCTCAGCGCGCTCGAGAAGTCGTCGGGCCGTGAGCTGAGCGGGTGGGCCCAGGAGTGGCTCCAGACCGCCGGCACCAACACGCTGGCACCGGCCTTCGAGGTCGGCGCCGACGGCGCCTACACGTCGTTCGCGGTCACCCAGTCCGCCCCGGCCGACCACCCGACGCTGCGCCGCCACCGGCTCGGCATCGGCCTCTACAACACCAACGCCGAGGGACGTCTCGTGCGCGACGACTACGTCGAGGTCGACGTCGAGGGCGAGCGCACCGAGATCGCCGAGCTGGTCGGGAAGACCCAGCCCGACCTGTTGCTGCTCAACGACGGCGACCTCACCTTCGCCAAGATCCGTCTCGACCCCGCCTCGCTGGCGACGGCGGTCGCCGGGCTGTCCACCATGGACGACTCCCTCGCCCGCGCCCTGATCTGGGGTGCCGCGTGGGACATGACGCGCGACGCCGAGATGCGCGCCACCGACTTCGTCGAGCTCGTGCTGGGCAACATCGGCGCGGAGACCGACTCGTGGGGCGTCAGCCGGATCCCGGTCTACGCCGCCCAGGCGGTCACGGTCTACAGCGCGCCCGCGGGCCGCGCCGCCCTCGCCGGCCAGTGGGAGCGGGGGCTGCGCAAGCTCCTCGAGAACGCCGAGCCCGGCACCGACCACCAGCTGACGTTCGCCCGGTCCTACGCCGCCGCCGCGCACTCCGACGACGCGGCTGCCGACCTCGAGGCGCTCCTCGACGGCACGCTCTCGTTCGAGGGCCTGTCGGTCGACAGCGAGCTGCGGTGGGCGCTGGTCAACAACCTCGCCCGTCTCGGCCGCGCCGACGACGCGCGGATCGACGCCGAGCTCGAGCGGGACAACACGATCACCGGCAAGGAGCACGCGGCGGCCGCACGGGCCGCGATGCCGACCGCTGCGGCGAAGGACCGGGCCTGGCAGCAGGCGATGCTCGATCCCTCGACGCCCAACGAGACCGCGCGCAGCGTCGTGAACTCGTTCATGCGGGCCGGCCAGGAGGAGGTGCTGGCGCCGTACGTCGACCGCTACCTCGCCGACACCGCTGGAGCCATCGACCGGCTCGGGTTCCACCGCGCCTCGGTGGCGCTGGAATTCATCTTCCCCCGGGTCCTCGCCACCGAGGAGACCCTCGCGAAGGTGGACGACTGGCTCGAGAACCACTCCGCGGGCGTCGACCCCGGGGCGCTGCGCTACGTGCGCGAGGGCCGAGCCGACATCGCCAGGTCACTGGCCGCGCAGGCCAAGGACGCGGAGTAG
- a CDS encoding thioesterase family protein codes for MRHRFACPVRWADLDLLGHVNNVRYVDYLQEARLDMLRAHREQSGATGAGDDPADGIIVIRHEVTYTAPLGFRFRPVFIECWVTSLRAATFAMSYEVFHESPEGERTVYLRATTVLAPYRLDEERPRRLSAEERAALEMYVEDAAPLQRPAPFSVRRNEELRYPVHVRFSDVDVYRHVNNVVYFEYFQEARIRLLAALGRGLTEVPEVHTVVAQADVDYLAPITLRAAPYDCWSQVARVGSRSMTIESEIADGDRVLARARVVMVFFDSATQRATEPPAVYRERLLAAHEGRPLAPVS; via the coding sequence GTGCGGCATCGCTTCGCCTGTCCGGTCCGGTGGGCTGACCTCGACCTCCTCGGCCACGTCAACAACGTGCGGTACGTCGACTACCTCCAGGAGGCGCGGCTCGACATGCTCCGCGCGCACCGCGAGCAGTCGGGCGCGACGGGCGCCGGGGACGACCCGGCGGACGGCATCATCGTGATCCGGCACGAGGTGACCTACACGGCGCCGCTCGGCTTCCGGTTCCGCCCGGTCTTCATCGAGTGCTGGGTCACCTCGCTCCGGGCGGCGACGTTCGCGATGTCCTACGAGGTGTTCCACGAGTCGCCGGAGGGCGAGCGCACGGTCTACCTCCGCGCGACGACGGTGCTGGCGCCGTACCGCCTCGACGAGGAGCGGCCCCGCCGCCTCAGCGCCGAGGAGCGCGCGGCACTCGAGATGTACGTCGAGGACGCGGCCCCGCTGCAGCGGCCGGCCCCGTTCAGCGTGCGCCGCAACGAGGAGCTCCGCTACCCGGTGCACGTCCGGTTCTCCGACGTCGACGTCTACCGCCACGTCAACAACGTCGTCTACTTCGAGTACTTCCAGGAGGCGCGGATCCGGCTGCTCGCCGCGCTCGGTCGCGGGCTGACCGAGGTCCCGGAGGTGCACACGGTCGTCGCCCAGGCCGACGTCGACTACCTGGCGCCGATCACGCTCCGGGCCGCCCCCTACGACTGCTGGTCGCAGGTGGCTCGGGTCGGCAGCCGCTCGATGACGATCGAGTCGGAGATCGCCGACGGCGACCGGGTCCTCGCCCGGGCCCGGGTGGTGATGGTCTTCTTCGACAGCGCGACCCAGCGGGCGACGGAGCCGCCCGCGGTCTACCGGGAGCGGCTGCTCGCGGCCCACGAGGGCAGGCCGCTCGCGCCGGTCTCCTAG